From a region of the Listeria monocytogenes ATCC 19117 genome:
- a CDS encoding fructose-1,6-bisphosphatase: MKTIDMKYLRLLAKEYPTIAKTATEIINLEAIMNLPKGTEHFLSDVHGEYSAFEQVLRNGSGVVKRKIRDIFGAELDDAEINSLSTLIYYPEEKMDLLASETEDLQAWYRTTLFRLIELCQYVASKYTRSKVRKAMPEDFAYILEELLHENYNEDDKKLYYEEILQHIISLGRAEEFISALSLLIQQLVVDHLHIVGDVYDRGPYPDKIMDTLMNYHSLDFQWGNHDILWMGAASGSRVCAANVIRISARYLNLDILEDSYGISLRPLALFADEVYKDDPCTYFQPKNEENINYSNAEITQIARMHKAISIIQFKLEGEIINRRKEFDMDHRLLLQFIDYKKGTIHLKGKEYLLLDSHFPTINPEKPYELTDAERELIGKITAAFKNCRRLQKHVQFLYSKGSMFLTYNGNLLYHGCIPLHEDGTFMEMKLRGEKYAGRSLLEQFEILTREAYVRPTGTKEKKYACDIVWYLWTGAISSLFGKSEMTTFERYFVAEKETHTEEKNPYYKLRNNELICKQILEEFGLDGECGHIINGHTPVKEGKGESPIKANGKMLVIDGGFAKAYHKETNLAGYTLLFNSYGLQLVSHQPFTTKEDAIKNETDILSTRQVIEMEINRKRVRDTDIGAKLSEQAEDLKLLLDAYRNGLLHENR, encoded by the coding sequence GTGAAAACTATTGATATGAAATATTTACGCTTGTTAGCAAAAGAATATCCTACTATTGCCAAGACAGCTACGGAAATCATTAATCTCGAAGCAATTATGAACCTTCCAAAAGGAACGGAACATTTTTTAAGTGATGTTCACGGTGAATATAGTGCTTTTGAACAAGTGCTTCGTAATGGTTCTGGTGTTGTAAAACGGAAAATTCGTGATATTTTTGGCGCGGAGCTAGATGATGCAGAGATTAATTCACTTAGTACACTGATTTATTATCCAGAAGAAAAGATGGATTTGCTTGCTAGTGAAACAGAAGATTTGCAGGCTTGGTATCGCACCACACTTTTTCGTTTGATTGAACTCTGCCAGTACGTTGCTTCAAAATACACACGTTCTAAAGTGAGAAAAGCCATGCCCGAAGATTTTGCCTACATATTAGAAGAGTTACTTCATGAAAACTACAATGAAGACGACAAAAAGCTTTATTATGAAGAAATTTTACAACATATTATTTCACTTGGTCGTGCAGAAGAATTTATTAGTGCTCTCTCGTTACTTATTCAACAATTGGTCGTCGATCATTTGCACATTGTTGGTGATGTCTATGATCGTGGTCCTTATCCAGATAAAATCATGGATACATTAATGAATTACCATTCGCTCGATTTCCAGTGGGGTAATCACGATATTTTATGGATGGGCGCGGCTAGTGGTTCTAGGGTTTGTGCGGCTAATGTTATTCGGATTTCTGCCCGTTATTTAAATTTAGATATTTTAGAAGATAGTTACGGTATTTCTCTTCGCCCCCTGGCCCTTTTTGCCGACGAAGTGTACAAAGACGATCCTTGTACTTACTTCCAGCCCAAAAACGAAGAAAATATTAACTATAGTAATGCAGAAATCACGCAAATTGCTAGGATGCATAAGGCTATCTCGATTATTCAGTTTAAATTGGAAGGTGAAATTATAAATCGACGCAAAGAATTTGATATGGATCACCGACTTTTACTTCAATTTATCGATTATAAAAAAGGCACAATTCATCTAAAGGGAAAAGAATACCTGTTGTTAGACAGTCATTTTCCAACGATTAATCCAGAAAAACCTTATGAACTCACTGACGCGGAGAGAGAACTTATTGGGAAAATTACTGCCGCTTTTAAAAACTGTCGTCGATTGCAAAAACATGTACAATTTCTATATTCAAAAGGCAGCATGTTTTTAACTTATAATGGTAATTTACTCTACCATGGCTGCATTCCACTCCACGAAGATGGGACTTTTATGGAAATGAAATTACGTGGCGAAAAATATGCTGGTCGTTCGCTTTTAGAGCAGTTTGAAATACTTACCCGCGAAGCATACGTACGTCCAACTGGAACTAAAGAAAAGAAATATGCGTGTGATATCGTTTGGTATTTGTGGACTGGTGCCATTTCTTCGCTATTTGGAAAAAGTGAAATGACTACATTTGAACGTTATTTTGTTGCAGAAAAAGAAACACACACAGAAGAAAAAAATCCTTACTACAAATTGCGTAATAACGAATTAATTTGCAAACAAATTTTAGAAGAATTTGGGCTTGATGGTGAATGTGGGCATATCATTAACGGCCATACGCCAGTCAAAGAAGGAAAAGGTGAAAGTCCGATTAAAGCGAATGGTAAAATGCTCGTCATCGATGGCGGGTTCGCAAAGGCCTATCATAAAGAAACGAACTTAGCGGGTTATACACTACTTTTTAATAGTTACGGTTTACAATTAGTGAGTCATCAGCCATTTACTACAAAAGAGGATGCTATCAAAAATGAAACGGATATTCTTTCCACGCGTCAAGTTATTGAAATGGAAATTAACCGTAAACGTGTAAGGGATACCGATATTGGGGCTAAACTTAGTGAGCAGGCAGAAGATTTAAAATTGTTACTAGATGCCTATCGTAATGGCTTGCTTCATGAAAACCGTTAA
- a CDS encoding AEC family transporter → MEFLLILLPVFGIFAIGFIGQKTLKFDIPNLSKLTLYLMSPFLAFNTFYTNALTIDYAYLAIYIFALCLSLILLVSLISFLLGYNLQDRCALILASAFMNNGNYGTPVVLLVFGAVGLDIAVVLMVLQQLAMSTIGIYFAAKGSKDANGMKTVMKRVVRMPIAYGALLGLTLQLLHVSLPSALMTCVKLVGDAAIPTIMIVLGMQLAVISFRRIELTKVGIALVLKLLIAPIIAFGLTLILPVDEMTKQIMILLAAMPTAANTTLMAVQFDTKPDLVSSATFISTVLSIITLPIVLYFLHPVF, encoded by the coding sequence ATGGAATTTCTACTTATTTTACTTCCAGTTTTTGGGATCTTCGCTATTGGGTTTATTGGACAAAAGACTTTAAAATTTGATATTCCTAACTTATCTAAACTCACGCTTTACTTAATGTCACCGTTTCTTGCATTTAATACTTTTTATACCAATGCGCTAACGATAGATTATGCATATTTGGCGATTTACATTTTTGCGCTTTGTCTGAGTTTGATTTTGCTTGTCAGTTTAATTAGTTTTTTGCTTGGTTATAACTTGCAAGATCGTTGCGCGCTCATTTTGGCTAGTGCTTTTATGAATAATGGAAATTATGGAACACCTGTTGTCTTGCTTGTTTTTGGGGCTGTTGGGCTTGATATTGCTGTTGTATTAATGGTGTTGCAGCAACTAGCTATGAGTACCATTGGGATTTATTTTGCCGCAAAAGGAAGTAAAGATGCAAATGGAATGAAAACGGTCATGAAACGGGTTGTTCGGATGCCGATTGCTTACGGGGCTTTACTCGGGCTTACGCTTCAATTACTTCATGTTTCACTTCCATCCGCTTTAATGACTTGCGTAAAACTTGTTGGCGACGCTGCTATTCCAACAATTATGATTGTCCTTGGAATGCAGTTGGCAGTTATTTCGTTTAGACGAATCGAACTTACAAAAGTAGGCATTGCATTAGTACTCAAATTACTCATTGCTCCAATCATTGCGTTTGGTTTAACGTTGATTCTCCCTGTTGACGAAATGACAAAACAAATTATGATTTTACTTGCAGCTATGCCAACTGCAGCGAATACTACTTTAATGGCTGTACAATTTGATACAAAACCAGATTTAGTTTCTAGTGCCACATTTATTAGTACAGTTTTAAGTATTATTACCTTACCCATTGTGCTCTATTTTCTTCATCCAGTTTTCTAA
- the nifJ gene encoding pyruvate:ferredoxin (flavodoxin) oxidoreductase, which translates to MRNRKTMDGNTAAAYISYAFTEVAAIYPITPSSTMAELVDEWSSKNKKNLFNEPVKVVEMQSEAGAAGTVHGSLQAGALTSTYTASQGLLLMIPNMYKIAGELLPTVFHVSARTISAASLNIFGDHSDVMAARQTGFAMLAEGSVQEVMDLSAVAHLASLKGSLPFLNFFDGFRTSHELQKVEVLEYDELENLLDKEALQQFRNRAMTPNNPKTLGSNQNPDIFFQQRETVNRYYEEIPNMVQNYMKEINQLRGTDYDLVNYYGAEDATDVIVAMGSVTPVIEQVIDYLTTEGKKVGLLNIRLYRPFPAENFLAKLPKTVERVAVLDRTKEPGSGGEPLLLDVQSVLYDSETRPLVIGGRYGLGSKDVTPDQILGVYSHLTTEKPKPRFTIGITDDITNLSIENAGPSDLTSEKTFQCKFWGFGSDGTVGANKAAIKIIGDNTDLYAQGYFSYDSKKSGGLTVSHLRFGEKRIRSAYLIQQADFVSCSTSAYLRSYDLLKGLKPGGTFLLNTIWEGEQLERHLPAAMREYIAKNNIQFYTLNAMRIAGEAGLGRRINTVMQTAFFRVTDILPFEKALADLKESAIATYGKKDMAVAEKNILAMDQTVANLHKVEVPASWANPVVTAETNATTEKPAYVQNILEPVNRLEGDNLTVGDLISNGMVSGAYPPGTAAYEKRGIALEVPEWISENCTMCNECAFVCPHAAIRPILTDEEEMESAPEGFMTREMRGKDGLRYRIQVSPMDCTGCNLCAETCPAKDKALVMKPFEEVAAKENPNWSFAINVKPKKNPGKKNTVPGSQFEQPLLEFSGACAGCGETPYVKLLTQMFGDRMMIANATGCSSIWGASAPATPYTVNDKGHGPAWGNSLLEDNAEYGYGMYLANQTMRKALNNKVTKALREEAMSETLREALIDWQTQMDVSEDTRERAEALQLALLSEMEGNEALESIYNDRELFIKRSQWMLGGDGWAYDIGFGGIDHVLASGEDVNIFVMDNEVYSNTGGQSSKATPTAAIAKFASGGKSVGKKDLGIMAMSYGNIYVAQIAMGANKRQTLKAIEEAEAYPGPSLIIAYTPCINHGISSGMKTMLSETQKAVECGYWSLYRYNPALEEKGKNPMTMDYKKVDFDQFEDFLKRETRYSALYKANPDVATKLSEKTRLDAEKRFKRYATMAGLDLEKIWKKKEATEDVKAPVDDERAARKAAREARRLAREQGK; encoded by the coding sequence ATGCGAAATAGAAAAACAATGGATGGAAACACGGCAGCAGCTTATATTTCTTATGCTTTTACTGAAGTTGCAGCAATCTATCCGATTACCCCTTCCTCCACCATGGCTGAACTTGTGGACGAATGGTCATCAAAGAACAAGAAAAATTTATTCAATGAACCTGTAAAAGTAGTAGAAATGCAATCAGAAGCAGGAGCAGCAGGAACAGTTCACGGATCACTTCAAGCTGGTGCGCTAACTAGCACATACACGGCGAGCCAAGGTTTACTTTTAATGATTCCTAATATGTACAAAATTGCCGGTGAACTATTGCCAACTGTTTTCCATGTTTCCGCAAGAACAATTTCAGCAGCCTCGCTAAATATTTTTGGCGACCATAGTGATGTGATGGCAGCACGTCAAACAGGATTTGCGATGCTTGCAGAAGGTTCCGTTCAAGAAGTAATGGACTTATCCGCGGTTGCTCATCTGGCTTCACTAAAAGGAAGTTTGCCATTTTTAAATTTCTTTGACGGCTTCCGCACAAGTCATGAATTACAAAAAGTCGAAGTACTCGAATATGACGAATTAGAAAATTTGCTCGACAAAGAGGCATTACAACAATTTAGAAATCGCGCAATGACACCAAATAATCCTAAAACTTTAGGTTCGAATCAAAATCCAGATATCTTTTTCCAACAAAGAGAAACGGTGAACCGCTATTACGAGGAAATCCCTAACATGGTTCAAAATTATATGAAAGAAATCAATCAGCTTCGTGGCACGGATTATGACTTAGTTAATTATTATGGAGCAGAAGACGCAACAGATGTCATTGTGGCGATGGGCTCAGTAACGCCAGTCATTGAGCAAGTTATTGATTACTTAACAACGGAAGGCAAGAAAGTGGGATTACTCAATATTCGCTTATATCGTCCATTCCCAGCAGAAAACTTTTTAGCAAAACTACCGAAAACAGTAGAACGTGTGGCTGTTTTAGACCGGACGAAAGAACCCGGATCAGGCGGAGAACCACTTTTACTCGACGTGCAAAGTGTGCTTTATGATAGTGAAACTCGTCCACTAGTTATTGGCGGTAGATATGGCTTAGGTTCAAAAGATGTTACACCAGACCAGATTCTCGGTGTTTATTCGCACCTAACGACAGAAAAACCAAAACCGCGCTTTACAATTGGAATTACAGATGATATTACGAATCTATCTATCGAAAATGCTGGACCAAGTGATCTCACTTCAGAAAAAACTTTCCAATGCAAATTCTGGGGTTTTGGCTCGGATGGTACTGTTGGCGCGAATAAAGCCGCAATCAAAATTATTGGTGATAACACCGATTTATACGCCCAAGGTTACTTTTCCTATGATTCGAAAAAATCGGGCGGGCTAACTGTTTCGCATTTGCGCTTTGGTGAAAAACGAATTCGCTCAGCCTATCTAATCCAACAAGCGGATTTTGTCTCATGCTCTACCTCGGCCTATTTACGTTCCTATGATTTATTAAAAGGTTTAAAACCAGGCGGAACATTCTTGCTCAATACCATTTGGGAAGGCGAACAGTTAGAACGCCATTTGCCAGCCGCAATGCGCGAATATATTGCGAAAAATAATATTCAATTTTATACATTAAATGCAATGAGAATTGCAGGAGAAGCGGGACTTGGTAGAAGAATTAATACCGTTATGCAAACGGCCTTTTTCCGAGTGACCGACATTTTACCGTTTGAAAAAGCACTTGCTGATTTAAAAGAATCGGCTATCGCTACTTATGGGAAAAAAGATATGGCGGTTGCGGAGAAAAATATTCTCGCGATGGACCAAACTGTTGCTAATTTGCATAAAGTAGAAGTTCCTGCAAGCTGGGCAAATCCAGTTGTAACAGCAGAAACAAATGCAACGACTGAAAAACCAGCTTACGTACAAAATATCCTTGAGCCAGTGAATCGCTTAGAAGGCGACAACTTGACTGTTGGTGATTTAATTTCGAATGGTATGGTCAGTGGGGCTTATCCTCCGGGGACTGCAGCTTACGAAAAACGCGGAATTGCACTCGAAGTTCCTGAATGGATTTCTGAAAACTGTACGATGTGTAATGAATGCGCCTTTGTTTGTCCGCATGCTGCCATTCGTCCGATTTTAACAGATGAAGAAGAAATGGAATCTGCTCCAGAAGGCTTTATGACAAGAGAAATGCGCGGCAAAGATGGCCTTCGTTACCGTATCCAAGTTTCCCCAATGGACTGCACTGGTTGTAACTTATGTGCGGAAACGTGTCCGGCGAAAGATAAAGCGCTTGTAATGAAACCATTTGAAGAAGTCGCAGCTAAAGAAAATCCGAATTGGTCATTTGCGATTAATGTGAAACCGAAGAAAAACCCTGGGAAGAAAAATACTGTACCTGGAAGCCAATTTGAACAACCGTTATTGGAGTTCTCTGGTGCTTGTGCAGGTTGCGGTGAAACTCCTTATGTTAAATTATTAACGCAAATGTTTGGCGACCGGATGATGATTGCTAATGCAACTGGTTGTTCCTCTATTTGGGGCGCATCTGCACCGGCAACGCCTTATACTGTCAATGATAAAGGACATGGACCGGCGTGGGGCAATTCCCTTTTAGAAGATAACGCAGAATATGGTTATGGTATGTATTTAGCAAACCAAACCATGCGAAAAGCTTTAAATAATAAAGTGACAAAAGCACTCAGAGAAGAAGCCATGTCAGAAACGTTACGCGAGGCGCTTATTGACTGGCAAACACAAATGGACGTTTCAGAAGATACACGCGAACGGGCAGAAGCATTACAACTTGCGCTTCTTAGTGAGATGGAAGGCAATGAGGCACTCGAATCCATCTATAATGACCGAGAATTATTTATTAAACGATCGCAGTGGATGCTTGGAGGCGACGGTTGGGCTTATGATATTGGCTTCGGCGGAATTGACCATGTCTTAGCATCAGGCGAAGATGTAAATATTTTCGTAATGGATAATGAAGTATATTCAAATACTGGTGGACAATCATCGAAAGCCACACCAACCGCAGCAATTGCCAAATTTGCTTCAGGTGGGAAATCTGTCGGTAAAAAAGACCTTGGTATTATGGCGATGAGTTACGGAAATATCTATGTGGCGCAAATTGCGATGGGGGCGAACAAACGTCAAACCTTAAAAGCTATTGAAGAAGCAGAGGCATATCCGGGGCCATCTCTAATTATTGCTTATACGCCGTGTATTAATCACGGTATTTCAAGCGGTATGAAAACGATGCTAAGTGAAACGCAAAAAGCAGTAGAATGTGGCTACTGGAGCTTGTACCGTTATAATCCGGCACTAGAAGAAAAAGGAAAAAATCCAATGACAATGGATTATAAAAAAGTCGATTTCGATCAATTCGAAGACTTCCTAAAACGCGAAACACGATACTCAGCGCTTTACAAAGCAAATCCAGATGTTGCAACAAAACTATCCGAGAAAACCCGTTTAGATGCAGAAAAACGCTTTAAACGCTATGCGACGATGGCTGGGCTTGATTTAGAGAAAATATGGAAGAAAAAAGAAGCAACTGAAGATGTGAAAGCGCCCGTTGATGATGAGCGAGCAGCAAGGAAAGCAGCACGTGAAGCAAGAAGATTAGCGCGGGAGCAAGGTAAATAA